A stretch of the Rhinoderma darwinii isolate aRhiDar2 chromosome 3, aRhiDar2.hap1, whole genome shotgun sequence genome encodes the following:
- the ABHD2 gene encoding monoacylglycerol lipase ABHD2, giving the protein MSAMLETPEMPAVFDGMKLAAVAAALYVLVRCLNLKSPTASPELIFQDTALNRFLLKSCPLLTKEYIPPLIWGKSGHIQTALYGKMGRVSSPNPYGLRKYLTMPDGATATFDLFEPLAEHCTGESVTMVICPGIANHSEKQYIRTFVDYAQKNGYRCAVLNHLGALPNIELTSPRMFTYGCTWEFGAMVNFIRKTFPQTSLIVVGFSLGGNIVCKYLGEAAANQDRVLCCVSVCQGYSASRAQDTFLQWDQCRRIYNFLMADNMKKIILSHRNALFTDSRMNKVFEDSVLSRLYTATSLMQIDDTVMRRFHGYQSLKEYYEAESCFSYLHNIHVPLMLVNSVDDPLVHESLLSIPKSLAAKKETVMVVLPLHGGHLGFFEGAVLFPEPLTWMDKLLVQYSNAICQWERNKLHCSDKETAQSELN; this is encoded by the exons ATGAGTGCGATGTTGGAAACCCCGGAGATGCCTGCCGTCTTTGACGGGATGAAGCTCGCAGCTGTTGCCGCTGCCCTCTATGTTCTTGTACGCTGCTTAAACTTAAAAAGTCCAACTGCTTCTCCAGAGCTTATTTTCCAAGACACGGCATTAAACCGTTTCCTATTAAAATCCTGTCCCTTGCTGACCAAAGA GTACATTCCACCACTTATCTGGGGTAAAAGTGGACATATCCAAACAGCACTCTATGGAAAGATGGGGCGAGTCAGTTCTCCGAATCCATATGGATTGCGCAAGTATCTGACAATGCCGGATGGAGCTACTGCAACTTTTGACCTCTTTGAACCTCTTGCTGAACATTGCACTGGAG AAAGTGTTACCATGGTTATATGTCCGGGAATAGCCAATCACAGTGAAAAGCAGTATATTCGGACTTTCGTGGACTACGCCCAGAAAAATGGCTATAGATGTGCTGTACTAAATCACCTTGGAGCCTTGCCAAACATTGAGTTAACGTCTCCGCGCATGTTCACTTATG GCTGCacttgggagtttggagccatggTGAACTTCATCAGGAAGACTTTTCCACAGACCAGTTTGATAGTTGTAGGCTTTAGCCTTGGAGGGAACATTGTCTGTAAATACCTGGGTGAAGCCGCAGCCAATCAGGACCGGGTCTTGTGCTGTGTCAGTGTGTGCCAGGGCTACAGTGCATCCCG TGCACAGGATACCTTTCTGCAGTGGGATCAATGCCGAAGGATTTACAACTTCCTCATGGCTGATAACATGAAGAAAATCATTCTGTCTCACAG aaATGCTCTGTTTACTGACAGCAGAATGAATAAAGTATTTGAAGATTCTGTTCTCAGCAGACTGTATACGGCCACGTCTCTCATGCAGATCGATGATACTGTAATGAG AAGGTTTCATGGCTACCAGTCTCTTAAGGAGTACTATGAGGCAGAAAGCTGCTTCAGTTATTTGCACAAT ATTCATGTGCCACTCATGTTGGTAAACTCAGTGGATGACCCACTAGTCCATGAAAGCTTGCTGTCCATTCCAAAGTCTCTGGCGG CCAAGAAGGAGACGGTCATGGTGGTTTTGCCACTTCACGGGGGACATCTTGGCTTCTTTGAAGGTGCAGTACTCTTTCCAGAGCCCCTAACTTGGATGGATAAGCTTCTTGTACAGTACTCCAATGCCATCTGTCAGTGGGAGAGAAATAAATTGCACTGCTCTGACAAGGAAACTGCACAGTCTGAATTAAACTAA